Proteins from one Sphaeramia orbicularis chromosome 17, fSphaOr1.1, whole genome shotgun sequence genomic window:
- the LOC115436939 gene encoding relaxin-3 receptor 1-like produces MQTNSSASGPLTTLSVCGGEEDEGEITKLVNPTGAASNPAAFNLSLNCWLHILSKESSLDLHGDSANLAVRILIALVYLVVCVLGLVGNLLALFLLHSRRRGHHHSSIDSFVMSLALTDLQFVLTLPFWAVDTVLDFRWPFGRVMCKIVSSVTTLNMYASVFFLTAMSVTRYHSLVTSLKMESPRIATTRAKWASLAIWVVSLVATLPHAFYSTTVQVSADDELCLVRFSDSDSGRWDPQVLLGLYQTQKVLLGFVVPLIIISVCYLLLLRFILSRRIVGSVVSGGVMERSEYEKGRHRRRSKVTRSVTIVVLSFFLCWLPNQALTLWGVLIKFDLVPFSKAFYNTQAYAFPLTVCLAHANSCLNPVLYCLIRKEYRAGLKELLVRVSHSVQNVLTRALRGRRVEEAPPSLVMVHKDINM; encoded by the exons ATGCAGACCAACAGCAGCGCCTCCGGACCTCTGACCACGCTGAGTGTGTGCGGAGGTGAAGAGGATGAAGGCGAAATCACCAAACTGGTCAACCCCACAGGAGCAGCCTCCAACCCGGCAGCTTTTAACCTCTCCCTGAACTGCTGGCTCCACATCCTGTCCAAAGAATCCTCCCTGGACCTGCACGGAGACAGCGCGAACCTGGCT GTGCGTATCCTCATTGCTCTGGTCTACCTGGTGGTGTGCGTCCTGGGGCTGGTGGGGAACCTCCTGGCCCTCTTCCTGCTCCACTCCCGCCGCAGGGGTCACCATCACTCATCTATTGATAGTTTTGTGATGAGCCTGGCTCTGACGGACCTCCAGTTTGTTCTCACCCTGCCCTTCTGGGCTGTGGACACTGTGCTGGACTTCCGTTGGCCCTTTGGTCGGGTCATGTGTAAGATTGTGAGCTCGGTCACTACCCTGAACATGTACGCCAGCGTGTTTTTCCTCACGGCCATGAGCGTGACACGTTACCATTCTCTGGTCACCTCTTTGAAGATGGAGAGTCCGAGGATCGCCACCACTAGGGCCAAGTGGGCGAGTTTGGCCATTTGGGTGGTGTCACTGGTGGCTACGCTGCCTCATGCTTTCTACTCCACTACAGTCCAG GTATCTGCAGATGATGAGCTATGCCTGGTGCGAttttcagactcagattcaggaCGCTGGGATCCCCAAGTCTTACTCGGACTCTATCAAACACAGAAAGTCCTTCTAGGATTTGTTGTGCCCTTGATTATCATCAGTGTCTGCTACCTCCTGCTGCTGAGGTTCATACTGAGCCGCCGCATTGTTGGCAGCGTGGTCAGCGGGGGCGTCATGGAGAGGTCAGAGTACGAGAAGGGTCGCCACCGCCGTCGCTCCAAAGTCACTCGCTCCGTCACCATCGTAGTTCTGTCCTTCTTCCTCTGCTGGCTGCCAAACCAGGCTCTGACATTGTGGGGGGTGCTGATTAAGTTTGACTTAGTGCCGTTCAGTAAAGCCTTCTACAACACCCAGGCCTATGCTTTCCCGCTGACTGTGTGTCTAGCTCATGCTAACAGCTGCCTCAACCCTGTGCTCTACTGCCTGATCCGCAAAGAGTACAGAGCTGGACTGAAGGAGCTCCTGGTCAGAGTATCTCACTCTGTCCAGAACGTTCTGACTCGGGCCCTCAGAGGGAGGAGAGTAGAGGAAGCACCACCCAGTCTGGTTATGGTTCACAAAGACATTAATATGTGA